A genomic segment from Polyangium mundeleinium encodes:
- a CDS encoding radical SAM protein: MSPRPPLVLVPQFFGSTVFDRRTSRYFPFDHEATDVLLRARSTSIGAMIDAAPPERRDALGAFAAAFYHKDFFTHDLRFDGEALDVVPPADHLTGPLAVHLEVVAACNLTCSHCFAGELPRREPPLTLAELDTLFATLARMGSFRLGLTGGEPLLRKDLFDILDLATSHGLHPCLTTNALMLTEETAKKLGERSLVWLNVSLDGATAATNDAVRGAGTFDRVLEKLVMLRAHARFSLAFTVMRHNADEARAFAELAARTGAFTAVFRPLYPVGSAEAREELWPSFGDYERALDAIWTLGGDEAGRPAAVRAIDPFSSKSRRDSQAVVQDNWGCGAGNTVCSISVGGDVNPCSFLGPTFVADNVRRAPFDHIWSEGERFRRIRGLPGDGTGTATFGGGCRARSLVMAGDVNAPDPWLAEHEKVPARRNPLTVLRAQRRLA; this comes from the coding sequence GTGAGCCCGCGGCCGCCCCTCGTGCTCGTGCCGCAGTTCTTCGGCTCGACCGTCTTCGATCGGCGAACCTCCCGGTATTTCCCATTCGATCACGAAGCGACCGACGTCCTCCTCCGCGCCCGCTCGACGTCGATCGGCGCGATGATCGACGCCGCCCCACCCGAGCGCCGGGATGCGCTCGGCGCGTTCGCCGCGGCCTTTTATCACAAGGATTTCTTCACCCACGATTTGCGGTTCGACGGCGAGGCCCTCGACGTCGTGCCGCCGGCCGATCACCTCACGGGGCCGCTCGCCGTGCACCTCGAGGTCGTCGCCGCGTGCAACCTCACGTGCTCGCATTGTTTTGCGGGCGAGCTCCCGCGCCGCGAGCCCCCGCTCACGCTCGCCGAGCTCGATACGCTGTTCGCCACCCTCGCACGGATGGGATCGTTCCGCCTCGGCCTCACCGGCGGAGAACCGCTGCTCCGCAAGGATCTCTTCGACATCCTCGATCTCGCGACGAGCCACGGCCTGCACCCGTGCCTCACGACGAACGCGCTCATGCTCACCGAGGAGACCGCGAAGAAGCTCGGCGAACGGTCGCTCGTCTGGCTCAACGTCAGCCTCGACGGGGCGACGGCCGCGACGAACGACGCGGTGCGTGGCGCGGGGACGTTCGATCGGGTGCTGGAGAAGCTCGTGATGCTTCGGGCGCACGCGCGATTCTCGCTCGCGTTCACGGTGATGCGTCACAACGCCGACGAGGCACGCGCGTTCGCCGAGCTCGCCGCGCGGACGGGCGCGTTCACGGCCGTGTTCCGGCCGCTTTATCCCGTGGGTTCGGCCGAGGCGCGGGAGGAGCTCTGGCCGTCGTTCGGCGATTACGAGCGCGCGCTCGACGCGATCTGGACCCTCGGCGGAGACGAAGCGGGCCGCCCCGCCGCCGTGCGCGCGATCGATCCGTTCTCTTCGAAGAGCCGCCGTGATTCGCAGGCGGTCGTCCAAGACAACTGGGGGTGCGGCGCGGGCAATACGGTCTGCTCCATTTCCGTCGGCGGCGACGTGAACCCGTGCAGCTTCCTCGGGCCCACGTTCGTCGCCGACAACGTCCGCCGCGCCCCGTTCGATCACATCTGGAGCGAGGGCGAAAGGTTTCGCAGGATCCGCGGCCTGCCCGGCGACGGCACCGGCACGGCCACGTTCGGCGGCGGCTGCCGCGCGCGTTCGCTCGTCATGGCCGGCGACGTCAATGCCCCCGATCCCTGGCTCGCCGAGCACGAGAAAGTCCCGGCGCGCCGCAATCCGCTCACTGTGCTTCGCGCCCAGCGGAGGCTCGCATGA
- a CDS encoding formylglycine-generating enzyme family protein, whose translation MKPLDTEWLLSADHVLPSAAELLHLAAKLAANGELEKAATACDAAFRVAPDDSDVASARALLLDRLRIEEHGLVFRYVPAGPFLMGAEDGDPDERPVHAVELEPFWITEVPISWSAYHALLGWSPPPYGMPQHKPIRDPKTGKYDDELFFLHNDHKIRRKYCASETLLEHEVPPSDATRPWTYDQKPMVAVSWAQANALGKALSNDRVTYRLPTEAEWEKAARGGLVGRRYPWGDDPPTPELCDFDRFEAFSIRPPQDFPPNGYGLHGMSGGVREWTADGYDAASYAESPRARPTGPATVKQRVLRGGSWADCAWAVRVSFRMGHAPDRASDPTIGFRLCRTARGTTRR comes from the coding sequence ATGAAGCCCCTCGACACGGAATGGCTCCTCTCGGCCGATCACGTCTTGCCCTCGGCCGCGGAGCTCTTGCACCTCGCCGCGAAGCTCGCCGCGAACGGCGAGCTTGAAAAGGCCGCGACCGCCTGCGACGCTGCATTCCGCGTCGCCCCGGACGATTCCGACGTTGCCTCTGCGCGCGCGCTCCTCCTCGATCGGCTGCGCATCGAGGAGCACGGCCTCGTCTTTCGGTACGTGCCCGCGGGGCCTTTTCTCATGGGCGCGGAGGACGGCGACCCCGACGAGCGCCCCGTGCACGCGGTCGAGCTCGAACCCTTCTGGATCACGGAGGTTCCGATCTCGTGGTCCGCGTATCACGCCCTCCTCGGCTGGTCCCCGCCGCCCTACGGCATGCCGCAGCACAAGCCGATCCGAGATCCGAAGACGGGCAAGTACGACGACGAGCTGTTCTTTCTCCACAACGATCACAAGATCCGGCGGAAGTATTGCGCGAGCGAGACCCTCCTCGAGCACGAGGTCCCGCCGAGCGACGCGACGCGCCCCTGGACGTACGACCAGAAGCCGATGGTCGCGGTCTCGTGGGCGCAGGCGAACGCGCTTGGAAAGGCGCTCTCGAACGATCGGGTGACCTACCGTTTGCCCACCGAGGCCGAATGGGAGAAGGCTGCGCGGGGCGGGCTCGTCGGTCGTCGTTATCCGTGGGGGGACGATCCGCCCACGCCCGAGCTTTGTGACTTCGATCGATTCGAGGCGTTCTCGATCCGTCCGCCGCAGGACTTCCCGCCGAACGGCTACGGTCTCCACGGGATGAGCGGCGGCGTCCGGGAATGGACCGCCGACGGATACGACGCCGCGTCTTACGCCGAGAGCCCGCGTGCGCGCCCCACGGGCCCCGCGACGGTGAAGCAGCGGGTGCTCCGCGGGGGCTCGTGGGCCGATTGCGCGTGGGCGGTGCGTGTCTCCTTCCGCATGGGGCACGCGCCCGACAGGGCGAGTGATCCGACGATTGGGTTTCGCCTGTGCCGGACGGCCCGCGGAACGACACGTCGCTGA
- a CDS encoding helix-turn-helix domain-containing protein has product MPRRTIPSPAAAKVGARIRVLRLERGLSLQHVADVGQLSKGHLSSIEHGLAAITVETLVRIAQGLDVLAMDLLTFPEDEERGRIADIIRTKIGKKELPKLRRELSARGAGKA; this is encoded by the coding sequence ATGCCCAGACGAACCATACCTTCTCCCGCCGCAGCCAAGGTCGGCGCGCGCATCCGCGTGCTGCGCCTCGAACGGGGTCTGTCCCTCCAGCACGTTGCCGATGTCGGTCAACTGTCGAAGGGTCACCTCTCCAGCATCGAGCACGGGCTCGCGGCGATCACGGTCGAGACGCTCGTGCGCATCGCGCAAGGGCTGGACGTATTGGCGATGGATCTGCTCACGTTCCCGGAGGACGAGGAGCGGGGTCGCATCGCCGACATCATTCGCACCAAGATCGGAAAGAAAGAGCTGCCGAAGCTCCGGCGGGAGCTCTCGGCGCGCGGCGCGGGCAAGGCCTGA
- a CDS encoding SIR2 family NAD-dependent protein deacylase codes for MQDALDALTDDVRSTQPEQILIVTGAGVSHASGIPTFRGNDPDAIWKRDVTELGTRAFFCENPAGSWQWYLSRFEKVSGAKPNPGHHAIAALERFQTERGGDFLLVTQNVDTLHEQAGSKRMVKVHGTSDRYRCSRSGCELGALEGSIAASEVDLTAFRANPVEANVPRCPSCGSFLRMHVLWFDEVYAGHDDYQWSRVLDAAKVQARLVIFAGTSFSVGVTELVTQSARARRVPVFNIDPTPRIHQPGIMSIAAGAEVALVEVCKRLGVAV; via the coding sequence ATGCAGGACGCTCTCGACGCGCTCACGGACGACGTACGGTCCACGCAGCCCGAACAGATTTTGATCGTCACCGGCGCCGGCGTCAGCCACGCCAGCGGAATCCCCACGTTCCGCGGGAACGATCCCGACGCCATCTGGAAGCGCGACGTCACCGAGCTCGGCACCCGCGCGTTTTTCTGCGAGAACCCCGCGGGCTCGTGGCAATGGTATCTCTCGCGATTCGAGAAGGTCTCCGGCGCGAAGCCGAACCCGGGGCATCACGCCATCGCGGCGCTCGAGCGATTCCAGACGGAGAGGGGCGGCGACTTCCTCCTCGTCACGCAGAACGTCGACACCCTGCACGAGCAGGCCGGGTCGAAGCGCATGGTCAAGGTCCACGGGACGAGCGATCGGTATCGGTGTTCCCGGAGCGGCTGCGAGCTCGGCGCGCTCGAGGGATCGATCGCCGCGTCCGAGGTCGACCTCACGGCGTTCCGGGCAAACCCCGTGGAGGCGAACGTGCCGCGTTGCCCTTCGTGTGGCTCGTTTCTGCGGATGCACGTCCTCTGGTTCGACGAGGTGTATGCCGGGCACGACGACTACCAGTGGAGTCGGGTGCTCGACGCTGCGAAGGTGCAGGCGCGGCTCGTGATCTTCGCGGGCACGTCCTTTTCGGTCGGCGTGACCGAGCTCGTGACGCAATCCGCGCGTGCGCGGCGCGTGCCCGTCTTCAACATCGACCCCACGCCGCGCATCCACCAGCCGGGTATCATGTCCATCGCCGCCGGCGCGGAGGTGGCGCTCGTCGAGGTGTGCAAGCGGCTCGGCGTGGCCGTGTAG
- a CDS encoding phytanoyl-CoA dioxygenase family protein, which yields MPRPIAPSERRDTFERDGFLVLPGFVSAEACLALKRRVEELVDAFDPEAHRSIFSTHEQTRTSDDYFLASGDKVRFFFEEGALGPDGRLRVPKERALNKIAHAMHDLDPVFDRFSRTPALAALTAELGLSRPVLVQSMYIFKQPHIGGEVVCHQDATFLYTEPMTVTGLWFALEDATIENGCLWVVPGGHRQGLKKRFLRDERGSTRFEVLDPVPLVEDGAFPLEVPAGTLVVLHGLLPHRSEENRSARSRHAYTVHVVEADAYYAADNWLQRPDLPLRGFS from the coding sequence ATGCCCCGGCCCATCGCCCCGTCCGAACGCCGCGACACCTTCGAGCGCGACGGGTTCCTCGTCTTGCCCGGATTCGTCTCGGCCGAAGCGTGCCTCGCGCTGAAGCGCCGTGTCGAGGAGCTCGTCGACGCCTTCGACCCGGAGGCGCACCGCTCGATCTTCAGCACCCACGAGCAGACGCGCACCTCCGACGACTATTTCCTCGCATCGGGCGACAAGGTCCGTTTTTTCTTCGAGGAGGGCGCGCTCGGCCCGGACGGCCGCCTGCGCGTGCCCAAGGAGCGCGCGCTCAACAAGATCGCCCATGCGATGCACGATCTCGATCCGGTCTTCGATCGATTCTCGCGCACACCCGCCCTCGCCGCGCTGACGGCCGAGCTCGGGCTCTCGCGCCCGGTCCTGGTGCAATCGATGTACATCTTCAAGCAGCCGCACATCGGCGGCGAGGTGGTTTGCCACCAGGACGCGACGTTCCTCTACACCGAGCCCATGACCGTCACCGGCCTGTGGTTCGCGCTGGAGGACGCGACGATCGAGAATGGATGCTTGTGGGTGGTGCCCGGCGGGCACCGGCAGGGGCTCAAGAAACGTTTTTTGCGGGACGAGCGCGGCAGCACGCGGTTCGAGGTGCTGGATCCGGTCCCCCTCGTCGAGGACGGCGCCTTTCCCCTCGAAGTCCCGGCAGGCACGCTGGTCGTGCTGCACGGGCTCTTGCCGCATCGAAGCGAGGAGAACCGCTCGGCGCGGTCACGGCACGCGTATACGGTGCACGTCGTCGAGGCGGACGCGTATTACGCCGCGGACAACTGGCTCCAGCGGCCGGACCTGCCTTTGCGTGGGTTTTCCTGA